In Bacteroidales bacterium, the genomic window CTCAAGATCATTACAGCGGCAGCCCTGGCTCATCAACAAACAGGCCTGGTTATTGCTTCACATACCGGACCCGATAACCCGGCATTTGAGCAGATTTTAGTACTGCAGGCACATGACTTGCATCCTTCCTGCTTTATCTGGGTACATGCCCAGCTGGGAACCCTGGAGGGAAACATCCGGGCGGCAGAAATGGGTGCCTGGATATCACTGGACAACGTAAACTTAAACCGCAAAACAGGTAGTGAGTATGACGTATCCTGGTATGCGGACCGCCTCCGGGATCTGAAGGAAGCCGGATACCTGAACCAGGTTCTTATTTCCCACGATGCCGGCTGGTATAAGCCGGAAGAGGAAAATGGGGGTACATTCAGGGATTTTACGGGAATCTTTACAGACCTGGTCCCTGCCCTGGAACTAAGAGGATTTACTGCTGAAGATATTAATCTTTTACTGGAAGTAAATCCAGGTAATGCATATGCTATAAAAGATTTGACTCAATAATAGCATCCATTTCAACGAAAGTATCACTCTGTCGAAACCGACTCAAATTTCCATTTGGCTTCGCCAGGATATGTTCCATATCATACGACTCCCTTGCAGGCCCTCTGTCTTAATTGAATAAATTAGCTGCAGGAGCCTGTAAAGCCCGGTATAGATGTATGGATGGGTGGCCTTAGCGCTCCCCTGAATGAGGTGCTCCGGGCGGATCATGTGACTGATACACAAACAAAACTGCCAGATATGTCAAACAACTATTCATGCCCGGAGTGTAAAAGCAAGATAAACATTGGGAATTCTCTGGTGCTTTCAGCCAAATCGCCCTCCAACGACAGGGGCTTGATCTTTCTGGATACGGAGCTTGGAAATTACACCAAAACCACCCATCCGGATTTTAAATTGCAGGAGGGGGTGGAATACAAATTCTATTGCCCGGTATGCCATTTTAAGCTGAATTTGGCGGATCGTTTTAACCTGGTTAAAATACACATGAGCGATGAGACAGGTAAAGAGGTTGAAATTCTTATTTCAAATATCATCGGCGAGCACTGCACCTACAAAATCCAGGAAAAAAAGGTAGATGCTTATGGCCCCGATGCCAAACGTTACTCGCAATACCTGGACCTGCCCCCTGAATATCATAAGTACCTGTAAAGAAATTTCTTTTTTAAGAATTCTCAAAGCTCTTATTTAGTGGGCTTTATGATTTTCCCGGGCAGAATCTTCCGGGTGAAAGATCATATATATTTCATACCTTCGTTATTAATACTGAGATCGGTACAATAATCTGCTATTATGAAAAGAACTCTTTATACCATCACCGCAATCCTGCTGTTCACCGGCCTGCTGATATCAAATACTCAACACCTGCACGCCCAATCCGGTGCTTCGGCTGTACTTGATTCTGCCACATTGAAATCGCAGCTGGATTATATTCATGAGAACACCCGTGTTTACAACGATTACCGGACCATCCCGGTAGATATCTTTTTGAAATTGAAAAGAAATGTAATGGATACGCTAAATACCACAAGGCTGGAGGTGGAACAATTGCACAGCTGCTTAACGGAACGAAATTTTCAGATTGAAACACTGGATACAGATTTGGCCAGGACCAAAAATGAACTGGAAGAAGCGATAAAAAACAGAGACAGTCTCTCCTTTCTTGGAATCCAGATGAATAAAGCTATCTATAATTTAATCATGTGGTTTATAATCCTGGGGCTGATTGCTCTTTCCGTCATTTTGGTGATGCTATTCAGACGCACTCATCTGCTTACCAAAGAAGTGAAGGGTGAACTTGAATCAGTTAAGGAAGAGTTCGATCAATACCGAAAAAGCTCCAGGGAAAAATATGAAAAACTGGTGGTTGCGCACCATAATGAAATTATGAAACTGAAAAACAGCTAAAAAACGCCTGAAACAACTCTTTCACCTCATCCAGGCTCTGGTAATATTCCATTTTTACCTGATCGCTGCCTGATATCATGGCAGAGAGGGTATATCCGGAATCCTGTTTAAAAAGACACAGGACCGGTTTCCCCATCTCAATGGCCCTGCCAATCTCATAACCGACCCCCAGACTTGGTACCGTAACTTCGGCAACCAGCAAATCCGAGTTAACGATCCACTGAAGATCCCGGTCATGAATCTCCTTGTCGGAAAGAATCCGATCCTTGCTTTCAATTTCCTCATTGCTCCCCAGATGTTCGGTAAGGACCTTCCCGTAGGATCCTAGCATTTCTATCATGACTGCATAAGTTTCGGCCAGATTTCGCCCCCCCCTTATAGAGCCGCAAAAATAGATATTCATTGTTCCTTGCTGATTTATTGCATTCCTGGTACTTGTTTGTCCCAAAAATAGTAAATTAGATCACCTTTATTCTGAACTGAAACTTTTAATAATGGCAAAAGAAGTTCAAAACTGCGCAGGTTCCAGTGCCGTCTACGGATTGGGCCTGATCGGTGCGGCTATTTATTACATCAGTGCGGCCACCTCTTTCGGGATGGGTGTACTAGGATTCCTGAAGGCCGTTGTATGGCCGGTATTCCTGGTGATGGAAGCATTGAAATCCCTGGGTGCCTGAAAAGCCCGGCACTTTTACAGTTCCATATCCCCCAGGTGAAGGTCAAGCGCCTTCACAGATATTTGTATTTCCCTTACTGAAACCGCCAGAGAAATAATTAACAACACCAGTGCGATACCAAATATTAGCTCCGCGACCAACTGCTGTTCAACATAAACCAGGAACATACATAACACGCAGAGTAAAAGACTGCCCATTCCCAGGAGCTGCATGGTACGGGTAAGTACCAGCCTTTTTCTCAGATTCTGGATCTGGCCCACAATAATGCCATCCGGGTTTTCCTTATAACGGGCATGCAGGTTACGGACCACCGTAGCGTAGGCCAGGAAACGATTGGTATAAGCAAGAAGTAACAGGGAGATAGCCGAAAACAGCAGGGCGGGTGTGGCCAGAGTTAACTGATTCATAATCTTCCGATTTACGCTCTTACACTTGCTTCAGGCAGTCTTTTTTGAATATCCCTGAGTTGTTCGATACTCTCCAGTCCCAGGGTAAAGGCATCTGCAATTCCAGTCCCGGTCTGAAACTGCAAACACTCGTCCTTCTTATCAAGCAGCTGACCACAGCCGTATACCTTCATGGCTATAATGGCCTTCCCGCTTTCTTTCATGTGCTTAAGCACCTTTTGCACGGTATCCACATCGGCATCCATTCTGGCGCCACCGGGATTGAAACGCGCCAGGTCCACATCCACCCAGGGCTCATCCGCTGCTGCTTCCAGGGCTCCGATAGAGTGACAGGAAACCCCATGAGCTCTCAAAACACCCTCCTCCTTGGCCTCGGCTAAGGCCTCCATGGCTCCTTTAAAGTTCTGGTTCCATTGAGGATCGGTAACAGCATGAAGCAAAATGATATCGAGATAGTCTGTTCCCAGCTCCTTCCGGAAACGGTCCAGGTCATTTTTTACATCCTTATAGGTTTTTGAATTGGTCTTGGTCAGGATAACCACCTCCTCCCTTTTGACTTTCTTCAGGGCTTCACCTACATGAGGGTGCGATCCATACTGATCGGCCGTTTCCCAGAAATTGATTCCGTCATCAAAAGCGGCACGCAGCAGATCAGCCACTCCTTTGATACCCAGTCGACGGGTCTGGTCGGAGGCTCCTCCATATCCATTGGTTCCCGTTCCCATGGCCATCCGGGACATTTTAATGCCTGTATTACCCAGCATTACCCGGTCATGGGGGTATAGTCTTTCCTCAAGGGCCAGGGCTTCATAGGGAAATGCAGATAAGAGGGCTGCTCCGGCGATGCTGTTCCTTATAAATGTTCTTCTTCGCATGTCGCTTCAAGTTAAAATTCAAAAGGTAAGATACCAATTGTTCAAACCAAAATCCAGCCTGACAGTAAAATAAGCTAATCTGACCCTTCCCTGCCTGGCATTTTCCCTCCCATCACTTTTTCCACGGCTTCCAGGTAGCCATACTCCCAACGCATATCGGGCAAGAGATAACCCCCTTCCACCCATTCGTTCCAGGAAAAGAGCGTGATCAGCTTAGGCTGGCCGGGATGCTCCGCGACATATTCCCTGGCCTTTTGAAGATATGCAGCAAAACTCTCTGGCGAGTTATTGTAATGAATCACGTGACTTTGCCCCTTGGCCGGGAAGCGGGGGGTATCGTCCCATCCTATGGAGACATTGGGAAAATAGGGGATCTCCAGGGCTTTATCCCAGTTCTCCCTGCGTTTCATGGCCTGATCGCCCCACACGATATAATCTTCGACCCCTTCGCCCTGACCCCAGTTGTATTTAGTCACGCTGTTTACACCCAGATAGGAACAAAGCTCGCTATTGTTCTTTCCCTCACTGAGATCTGGCCTTAAGATTCCCGGATTCTCCTCATTTCCCCCGAAAGCAATGATCTGAACATGCAGGCCGGGAAACCCTGCCTCTATGGATTTCTCCCTGAAATAGTCCAAGGCCTCTTTGGTTCCCTTCAGCCCCTCACAATCCTCCACAAATTTATGGAAGTTGAAAATGGAGAAGACCGGTTTTCCGTCAATCCTGAAATAGTTTTCTTCATGAAAATACTGTTTAATGACCCGGTCAACAATAATCCTGTAGTTTTCCCGGTCGACGGAGCCGGTCCACAACAGGGAATCAGAGTCATACCGGTAATGGTTCCAGTAATTCTTCTTCACATCATGATTGGCCCACATCAGGTAAAAATGCATCTTCTTATTGTTTTTAGCCTGGAGGAATCCATTGTTCACAGAGCTCTCCAGGAAAGGTCCCCCGTCAAACCAGTACCAATCAAAAATAAAGACATTCACTCCGTGTTCAGTGGCCACGTCGATCCACTTCTCCATCACTTCCGGATCATCATCCATTTCATATCCCCAGAGAGGGACTTTGGGTTGGTAATGGCCCGCAAACCGGGGGGTCCCCTTCCGGATTACCTCCCATTCGCCCATCCCCTCCGGCCACAGAACACTGGCATTTCTTTCGCCATAATGGCAGGAGGGCCATACATAGGCAGCCACATAAATATCCTCCTGAACAGTTTTCGGATTCTCTGCCTGTTTACAGGAAAGCATAATCAGCAGGAGGGTCCACAGGATCCACATAAACTGCCGGGAGCGATCTCTTTTCATGATAATCTCTTTTGATTGATAGTAAGCTAATTTAAGCATATCTTGTGTAAATGATTGAACAAGGCAGGCAGATTACACTTAAGATTTCCAAACGTTCCACTTTTGGCCTGTTCCTGGCAGACGAATCAGACGAAGAGGTGCTTCTACCCAACAAATATTGCAGCGATGAGATGACTCCCGGAAATAGCCTGGAGGTTTTTGTCTACAGGGATTCCGAAGGAAAAAAAGTGGCCACCACGCTCACTCCAAAAATCTACATCCATGAATTTGCCCTTCTTAAGGTAAGCGCCGTCACCGGTGTGGGGGCATTCCTGGACTGGGGTCTTGAGAAAGAGTTGATGGTCCCTTTCCGGGAGCAAAAGCAGAAGATGGAAGTGGGGCGCTGGTACATCGTTTACCTCGACCTGGATAAGAAAACGGACCGCCTCTACGCCAGCAACCGCGTGGAACGTTTTCTTCAAAACGATCAGATCACGGTAAAGGAAGGGGATGAGCTTAGTCTGGTGGTATGGCAGAAAACGGATCTGGGATATTCGGTAATCATCAACCACAGGCATAAAGGGCTTATTTTTGACAACGAAATATTCCAGGAGATCCGGACAGGTGACCGGCTGCAGGGATATGTGAAAAAAATCCGTGAAGACCGGAAAATCGATGTCTCCCTGCAAGCCATCGGGTTCCGGATTGTGAACGATACAAACAGTGAAATAATACTCACCAAACTGAAAGAAAACGACGGCTTCCTGGCAGTTACCGATAAAAGCACTCCGGAGGAAATCTACGCCCGCTTAGGAATCAGTAAAAAAGCATTCAAAAAATCCCTGGGAACCCTCTATAAAAAAAGGCTGGTTGAAATCCAGACAGAAGGCATTAAACTCCACAGCGAAAAGCCCCCTTCTATCCGAAGATAAAAGGGGGCTGCTGCTTAAGAACTTTTTTGCAGGCTCTAAGAGGGTGATTCCTGTTTTACAAACTGGGCATCAACCACAAGTTTCACCTGGTCCGATACCACGATGCTTCCGGCTTCTGTGACGGCATTCCATTGCAAACCGAAATCTTTCCGGCTGATTTCTCCTGAGATTTCAAATCCGGCTTTGGTTTGTCCATAGGGATCCACAGCCACCCCGTTGAAATTAACATCCAGGCTGATTTCCCGGCTGATCCCACGAATAGTCAGAACCCCGCTTAATCGCTCTCCATCAAATGATTCAGATATAAAAGTCAATTCAGGATATGCAGCGGCATTGAAAAAATCATCCGATTTTAAATGCGTATCCCGATCGCTGTTTTTTGTATTGATGGAATCAATTTTTGCGGAAAACGATACCCTTGCATTCCTGAAGTCTTCCCCTTCTGCCTCCACAGAAGCATCAAAACTTTCAAAATGCCCGCTTACCGTTGAGATCATCATATGTTTTGCTTTAAAAGCAATTTCAGAATGAGTGGG contains:
- a CDS encoding S1-like domain-containing RNA-binding protein, producing MIEQGRQITLKISKRSTFGLFLADESDEEVLLPNKYCSDEMTPGNSLEVFVYRDSEGKKVATTLTPKIYIHEFALLKVSAVTGVGAFLDWGLEKELMVPFREQKQKMEVGRWYIVYLDLDKKTDRLYASNRVERFLQNDQITVKEGDELSLVVWQKTDLGYSVIINHRHKGLIFDNEIFQEIRTGDRLQGYVKKIREDRKIDVSLQAIGFRIVNDTNSEIILTKLKENDGFLAVTDKSTPEEIYARLGISKKAFKKSLGTLYKKRLVEIQTEGIKLHSEKPPSIRR
- a CDS encoding aldo/keto reductase, translated to MRRRTFIRNSIAGAALLSAFPYEALALEERLYPHDRVMLGNTGIKMSRMAMGTGTNGYGGASDQTRRLGIKGVADLLRAAFDDGINFWETADQYGSHPHVGEALKKVKREEVVILTKTNSKTYKDVKNDLDRFRKELGTDYLDIILLHAVTDPQWNQNFKGAMEALAEAKEEGVLRAHGVSCHSIGALEAAADEPWVDVDLARFNPGGARMDADVDTVQKVLKHMKESGKAIIAMKVYGCGQLLDKKDECLQFQTGTGIADAFTLGLESIEQLRDIQKRLPEASVRA
- a CDS encoding glycoside hydrolase family 99-like domain-containing protein, which gives rise to MKRDRSRQFMWILWTLLLIMLSCKQAENPKTVQEDIYVAAYVWPSCHYGERNASVLWPEGMGEWEVIRKGTPRFAGHYQPKVPLWGYEMDDDPEVMEKWIDVATEHGVNVFIFDWYWFDGGPFLESSVNNGFLQAKNNKKMHFYLMWANHDVKKNYWNHYRYDSDSLLWTGSVDRENYRIIVDRVIKQYFHEENYFRIDGKPVFSIFNFHKFVEDCEGLKGTKEALDYFREKSIEAGFPGLHVQIIAFGGNEENPGILRPDLSEGKNNSELCSYLGVNSVTKYNWGQGEGVEDYIVWGDQAMKRRENWDKALEIPYFPNVSIGWDDTPRFPAKGQSHVIHYNNSPESFAAYLQKAREYVAEHPGQPKLITLFSWNEWVEGGYLLPDMRWEYGYLEAVEKVMGGKMPGREGSD
- a CDS encoding nucleoside 2-deoxyribosyltransferase yields the protein MNIYFCGSIRGGRNLAETYAVMIEMLGSYGKVLTEHLGSNEEIESKDRILSDKEIHDRDLQWIVNSDLLVAEVTVPSLGVGYEIGRAIEMGKPVLCLFKQDSGYTLSAMISGSDQVKMEYYQSLDEVKELFQAFFSCFSVS
- a CDS encoding DUF2721 domain-containing protein, coding for MNQLTLATPALLFSAISLLLLAYTNRFLAYATVVRNLHARYKENPDGIIVGQIQNLRKRLVLTRTMQLLGMGSLLLCVLCMFLVYVEQQLVAELIFGIALVLLIISLAVSVREIQISVKALDLHLGDMEL
- a CDS encoding YceI family protein, whose product is METLVKTKWAIDPTHSEIAFKAKHMMISTVSGHFESFDASVEAEGEDFRNARVSFSAKIDSINTKNSDRDTHLKSDDFFNAAAYPELTFISESFDGERLSGVLTIRGISREISLDVNFNGVAVDPYGQTKAGFEISGEISRKDFGLQWNAVTEAGSIVVSDQVKLVVDAQFVKQESPS